From one Culex quinquefasciatus strain JHB chromosome 3, VPISU_Cqui_1.0_pri_paternal, whole genome shotgun sequence genomic stretch:
- the LOC119769377 gene encoding LOW QUALITY PROTEIN: brachyurin-like (The sequence of the model RefSeq protein was modified relative to this genomic sequence to represent the inferred CDS: inserted 1 base in 1 codon), whose amino-acid sequence MRKFFILFAAVAVVNAKSIDIDSSKVQPIESIGIKWSQVQPVEDSDQFWARLPEEMQYLRKQQPDRRIVNGQEAAPGQFPYQAVLSFDTTEGGDMLCGGSILSSDLILTAAHCVWRATRGIAIVGAQNRNINEPTQQRIPFSKVFYHADYNEKQDFRNDIAIVRLSSQITFNDRVKTVRLPARGENRQFAGLTGTVSGFGRTCDDCDTSNVLRYTSNTVMSNADCRASSPNPAWIEDQNVCMSSDGDRSFCRGDSGGPLTVMDGGSTLQIGIVSFSRSDTCITPNVYARVTYYLDWIXARNDFVGNSIYETKYI is encoded by the exons ATGAGGAAGTTTTTTATCCTGTTTGCCGCTGTTGCCGTGGTCAACGCGAAGTCCATCGATATCGATTCATCCAAAGTCCAGCCAATAGAGTCAATCGGTATCAAATGGTCCCAGGTGCAGCCGGTTGAGGATTCCGACCAATTCTGGGCTCGTCTACCAGAAGAGATGCAGTACTTGCGGAAACAGCAACCAGACCGTAGGATTGTGAATGGTCAAGA agctGCTCCTGGCCAATTTCCGTACCAAGCTGTCCTGAGTTTCGATACAACTGAAGGCGGAGATATGTTGTGTGGCGGATCAATTCTGAGCAGTGACTTGATTTTGACTGCGGCTCACTGTGTCTGGCGTGCTACCAGAGGGATTGCCATCGTAGGAGCTCAAAATCGAAACATAAACGAGCCTACCCAGCAGAGAATTCCgttttcaaaagtgttttatCATGCCGATTATAACGAGAAGCAAGACTTTCGAAACGACATTGCTATAGTGCGCCTCAGCAGCCAAATTACGTTCAACGATCGTGTTAAAACTGTTCGTCTTCCAGCTCGTGGGGAAAATCGTCAGTTTGCGGGTTTGACTGGGACCGTTTCTGGATTTGGAAGGACTTGTGATGATTGCGACACATCAAATGTGCTCAGATATACTTCCAATACGGTCATGTCCAATGCAGATTGTAGGGCATCCTCGCCAAATCCTGCTTGGATTGAGGACCAGAATGTCTGTATGTCTAGTGACGGCGATCGGTCTTTTTGTAGAGGTGATTCCGGAGGTCCTTTGACAGTGATGGATGGTGGAAGTACTTTGCAAATCGGTATTGTGTCGTTTTCGCGTAGTGATACTTGTATAACTCCTAATGTGTATGCGCGCGTGACTTATTATCTGGATTGGA CTGCACGTAATGACTTTGTAGGAAATTCtatttatgaaacaaaatacatttaa